A window of Gemmatimonadota bacterium genomic DNA:
TACCGGTCTTAAATGTCTCCCTTGCCTCCAAAGAAATTTTCGCGGGAACCATCAAACTACCCCTATTATTCGAAGTCTATGCCTCACTCATCGCCCTTGCAGCCCTCAGCCTCTACGGCTGCGCCAGATGGTTTGAACGCGAAAGCACGATCTTTCGGGAGACTTAAATGGAACATCTCATGGGTGTCGCCATCTTTACTCTTATCCTGATTCTCGTCATCGGCTATGCAATTTACGCGCTTGTGAAAGGCAGTCGCAAAGGTGCAGGCGGATCGGCTACCACAATGCTCGGTGCAACAGACCTCATGCTCAACGAAGACAAAAAACGCGCAGCCCAGGAAGTTGTTCAGCAACGCGCTGGAGAAATCCGCCATATTTCAGAGGATGATCAGGGTGAGGTTTCAAAGGATGAGACTGAGCGATAAGCCCTATTCTTCACATGTGAAATTTTAGAGGACAACACATGGATACTTTTACAATTTACCTTGACACAGAAGATCCACGCCGGACGAAATTATTTGTCGTTCTCACCATTGTACTCGCAATCAACTGCATATACCAGGGCTGGCAGCAACTGTCGGACGCACACCATACCTTTGATTGGATAACAGCCAGGATTCTGCTACTTGGCGGTATTACTATCATCGTTGCAATAATCGTTACTCTCTGTCTTCCAAAAAAATTCGGACGACCGCGTGTGGTATTCAGCAATGAAGGGCTGGAGATCAAAGCCAAGCGACGCGGACACGCAAAAAAAATATCCTGGGATGAAATCCAGGCGATGCACCTCAAAATCAACGGCGTGGAAATCATTCCAAAAGCCCAACCCGCACACCCCATCGAAATTCCAGCGGGTACATGTTCATACACGCAGTTTCAGCAAATAAAAAAGAACTTGAAAGAATACTCTGCCGAATATCACGTAGAGTCAAATTTCTGAGTGTCCGCCAAAAGGGCCAAAAAAGTAAAAGCCGACGTTTATGTGTCGGCTTTTGTGTTTTATGAGGAGATTGATAAGCGGGCTACATAGGGACTGATTCCTTTACTTGAACAGAGAGTTTCAATCCAAGTTGCCTCAAAATGGAAATCAGGCTGGTAAATTGCGGATTGCCCTTCTCCGATAACATGCGATACATAGACTCACGGTTCAATTGTGCATCCTCAGCGAGCCGTGTCATACCATAAGCTTCTGCAACATTTCGGAGTGCTAACAGAAACAACTCATTCATATCTTCTTCCAGAGCTGCGTTCAAATATTCTGCGGCTTCTAAAGGGTCTTGAAGTGCTTTAAGCAATTCCGGCTTATATGGTCTCGATGTCTTGCTCATAACTCTCGCCTCCTGAAATCGGTCCAAAAATTTCTGGCCTGAACGATATCTCTTTGTTGAGATTTTTTGGTACCACCAGCCAAAAGTAAAATAACCCGTTCGCCGACTTCACCAAAATAGACACGATAGCCAGGTCCATAGTTGAGCCGAAGTTCATAGAGGCTACCGCCCAGAGAGCGACAATCGCCCAGGTTACCCATGCTTAGGCGGTCCAAACGAACTCTAATTCGTGCGCGAGTCTTTCGGTCGTTCAGACTCTTGAGCCATTGGCTGAAGGGGACTCGGCCTTCAGCAGTGATATATTCCTCAATCTGTCGGGGGATTGCTTCCTGCATATACTGAATGTAGCTTAAAAGCGACATTTTTGCAAGTGTCTTCTTGTAGATTCACCAGTGCGTCTTTTACTTTTGCCCACCGCTGTATATCTATTATATTGACCAAAACGATCCAACAAAAAATTTGACCTATCTCTGAGAGTTCACCTATGCGTCTATCTACTTGCCTTCTATCTGTGCTCTTGTGTTTATCGCCACTCGTCTTTGCCCAGCAGAAAAAGCCGCTGGATCACGACGTGTACGACGTGTGGAACCGCACGCATGCCAGTAATATTTCCGACAACGGCCAATGGGCTTTTCTCTCCATCGGACCGGACGAAAAAGACACCGAACTCCGAATCGCAAGCCTCACAGGTGACCGCACATACGCAATACTGCGCGGAGAAGCCATTCGATTCACCAGAGACTCGCGTTATATCGTCACCCTTATCAAAGCCTTCAAAGACTCGGTAAAACAGGCAAAACGCGACAAGAAAAAACCCGAAGAATCGCCCAAAGACTCACTTGGCATCATCACCCTCGCCACGGGAGATATCTTTAAGGCTGCGCGCGTCAAATCCTTCAAAATACCCAAAGAAAACGGAGGATGGGTCGCCTATTTGCTGGAAAAAGAAATCGCAAAAAAAGACACTACTGCAAACAAAAAGAAAAAAGCGCCCGAACCTGAAAAAGAAACACCCAAATCCGAAAAACAGCCCGAGCAAAAACCCGAAACTAAAGAAGCAAAAAAAGAAGAACCGAAAGACCCCAAAAAGAAAAAGCGCAAAAAAGCCGAAGGCACCACACTCGTTCTCCGCAACCTGCAAACCAGTGCTGAAACGCGATATAACCATGTAATCTCCTACGCCTTCACAGAAAGCGGTTCGTATCTCATTTTTGCCGCCGCCAACAAAGACAGCACAGCCGATGGCATCTACGCTATTCGTACCAGCACGGGCGACACCACAGCCATACTCACGGGCGCGGGCGATTACAAAAAAATCACAACTGACGAATCCAGTCTCCATCTCGCATTTATTGCCAACCGCGACAGCTTTAACGCAGAGCAACAGGAATACGTCCTCTATTACTGGCCCGTTGGCTCGCGTAATAAAGCAAAAGAAATCGCCAGATCTGGAATAAAGGGCATCCCCCCAAACTGGTGGGTCAGCGAACACGCCAACCTCTCCTTTTCCAAAGACGGCAACCGCCTCTTTTTTGGCACCGCCCCCAGACCAGAAGAGGAAGCAGAAGACGACACGCCCGACGACGAAAAAGTCGCAGTCGATATCTGGAACTGGAAAGACCCCTATCTCCAACCCATGCAACTCAAAGATGCCAAAGAGGAACGCGAACGCACATATCGCGCCGTCTTTCACCTCAACAATGGCAAAATCGTTCAACTCGCCACAGAAATCATCCCCAATATTCGTCTGGGAAGCGAGGGCAATGCCGATGTCGCGGTAGGCTATTCGATTCTCCCCTACCGACAACTCATTTCGTGGGATTCGCCAGCTTATTACGACAGTTATTTGATCGACATAAAAACCGGTGAAGCAATGCGCGTACTCACCAAAATGCAGACGCGTCCCACCCTTTCACCCGAGTCCAAATACATCTACTGGTGGGATCGCATCCAGAAAAACTGGTATGTTCAGCATGTCAAAAATATGATCCGCGTCAGAGTCAGCAAAAATATCCCCCATCCCATTCACAACGAATTGCACGACTGGCCGTATCCACCCAGCGCACATGGCAATGCCGGGTGGACAAAAGGCGATAAAGAATTTCTCATATACGACCGTTACGACATCTGGCTCACCGATCCCAACGGGCGCAAAGCACCCGTCAACATCACCGAAGGGATTGGTCGCGAGACCGAAACGCGCTTTCGATATGTACGCCTCGACCCCGAAGAACGGGCGCGCGATCCAAAAGCCGATTTGCTCTTATCGGGTTTCAATCTCAAAACCAAAGCCATGGGCTACTATCGAGATCGCATTGAAAGCACCGACAAACCCGCAGAACTCATCGCGCGCGACAAACGGTTTTCCAATCTCCAAAAAGCCAAAGACACCGACGCAATCCTCTTCAGACAATCCTCTTTTGAAGAATATCCCGACCTCTGGACCTCTGACCTCAATTTTCAGAATGCGCGAAAAATAAGCGAAATCAATCCGCAGCAAAAAGACTACCTGTGGGGCACTGCCGAACTCGTCGAATGGGCCTCGCTCGACGGCAAGCCCCTGCAGGGCATTCTCTACAAACCCGAAAATTTCGATCCCACCCAGAAATATCCCATGCTGGTCTATTTCTATGAAAAAATGTCCCATCAACTACACGCCCACCGCGCACCCAGAGCCTCGGGCAGCTCCATAAATTTCCCGTTTTACGTCAGCCGCGGATATTTGATCTTTATCCCGGACATCCCCTACAAAGTCGGCTTCCCCGGAGAAAGTGCCGTCAACGCCGTTGTCTCAGGCGTGACGCACCTCATAAATCAGGGATTTGTCAATCCCGACCGAATTGGCGTACAGGGCCACAGTTGGGGCGGCTATCAAATCGCCTATATGATCACCCGAACCAATATATTTCGGGCAGCTGAAGCCGGCGCACCCGTCTCAAATATGATCAGTGCGTACGGCGGAATCCGCTGGGCTTCGGGACTGAGTCGCATGATGCAATACGAAAAAAGCCAGAGTCGCATCGGTGGCTCGCTCTGGGAAGCCCCTACGCGGTTTATCGAAAACTCCCCCATCTTCTGGGCAGACAAAATTCAAACGCCATTGCTCATCCTGCACAACGACGACGACGGCGCAGTCCCCTGGTACCAGGGCAT
This region includes:
- a CDS encoding putative addiction module antidote protein, coding for MSKTSRPYKPELLKALQDPLEAAEYLNAALEEDMNELFLLALRNVAEAYGMTRLAEDAQLNRESMYRMLSEKGNPQFTSLISILRQLGLKLSVQVKESVPM
- a CDS encoding type II toxin-antitoxin system RelE/ParE family toxin, yielding MQEAIPRQIEEYITAEGRVPFSQWLKSLNDRKTRARIRVRLDRLSMGNLGDCRSLGGSLYELRLNYGPGYRVYFGEVGERVILLLAGGTKKSQQRDIVQARNFWTDFRRREL
- a CDS encoding prolyl oligopeptidase family serine peptidase — protein: MRLSTCLLSVLLCLSPLVFAQQKKPLDHDVYDVWNRTHASNISDNGQWAFLSIGPDEKDTELRIASLTGDRTYAILRGEAIRFTRDSRYIVTLIKAFKDSVKQAKRDKKKPEESPKDSLGIITLATGDIFKAARVKSFKIPKENGGWVAYLLEKEIAKKDTTANKKKKAPEPEKETPKSEKQPEQKPETKEAKKEEPKDPKKKKRKKAEGTTLVLRNLQTSAETRYNHVISYAFTESGSYLIFAAANKDSTADGIYAIRTSTGDTTAILTGAGDYKKITTDESSLHLAFIANRDSFNAEQQEYVLYYWPVGSRNKAKEIARSGIKGIPPNWWVSEHANLSFSKDGNRLFFGTAPRPEEEAEDDTPDDEKVAVDIWNWKDPYLQPMQLKDAKEERERTYRAVFHLNNGKIVQLATEIIPNIRLGSEGNADVAVGYSILPYRQLISWDSPAYYDSYLIDIKTGEAMRVLTKMQTRPTLSPESKYIYWWDRIQKNWYVQHVKNMIRVRVSKNIPHPIHNELHDWPYPPSAHGNAGWTKGDKEFLIYDRYDIWLTDPNGRKAPVNITEGIGRETETRFRYVRLDPEERARDPKADLLLSGFNLKTKAMGYYRDRIESTDKPAELIARDKRFSNLQKAKDTDAILFRQSSFEEYPDLWTSDLNFQNARKISEINPQQKDYLWGTAELVEWASLDGKPLQGILYKPENFDPTQKYPMLVYFYEKMSHQLHAHRAPRASGSSINFPFYVSRGYLIFIPDIPYKVGFPGESAVNAVVSGVTHLINQGFVNPDRIGVQGHSWGGYQIAYMITRTNIFRAAEAGAPVSNMISAYGGIRWASGLSRMMQYEKSQSRIGGSLWEAPTRFIENSPIFWADKIQTPLLILHNDDDGAVPWYQGIELFVAMRRLGKPAWLVNYNGEAHGIRKHHNRKDWSIRLQQFFDHYLKDAPAPVWMSAGIPAVQKGKTLGLELEKEQP